A part of Melittangium boletus DSM 14713 genomic DNA contains:
- a CDS encoding DUF7151 family protein → MAVFSFLKLDIGMFKLRNALKLGCFFLGALAATPAVAQTTPQLVVEGVDVDYLGEGLFVSGRGFDNGTSPVVKLAGRSLEVKAVASDGKGLTVLFPSDLSGLVGSYLLTVSTGSAVAQNDAFSLTLGAAGPQGPSGLASLTKTALVSPGTNCAAGGVRIDTGVDSNRNALLDPWEVNTSMTRYICNGIQGPVGPVGQQGNTGHQGIKGDKGDKGDKGDKGDKGEKGDQGIPGGFTGSFSCINVNGPETSSRAFNSPSRATCPAPWIVTGGACRHGSGTVVGTGSVIYGNSYDCVLTGPTSGAGSVYAVARCCLVQ, encoded by the coding sequence GTGGCTGTGTTCTCTTTTCTGAAATTGGATATTGGCATGTTCAAATTGCGAAATGCATTAAAGCTGGGTTGTTTCTTCCTTGGGGCGTTGGCTGCAACTCCGGCGGTCGCCCAGACCACGCCGCAGTTGGTGGTGGAAGGCGTGGATGTGGATTACTTGGGCGAGGGCTTGTTCGTCTCGGGCCGGGGCTTCGACAACGGCACCAGCCCGGTGGTGAAACTGGCGGGGCGGTCTCTGGAAGTGAAAGCCGTCGCCAGTGACGGCAAGGGGCTGACCGTGTTGTTCCCCTCTGACCTCTCGGGCCTGGTGGGCTCCTACCTGCTGACAGTTTCTACGGGCTCGGCGGTCGCCCAGAACGATGCCTTCTCGCTGACCCTGGGGGCGGCGGGTCCTCAAGGCCCCTCCGGCCTGGCGTCGCTGACGAAGACGGCCCTGGTCTCGCCCGGCACGAACTGCGCGGCGGGGGGAGTGCGCATCGACACGGGTGTGGACAGCAACCGCAACGCGCTGCTCGACCCATGGGAGGTCAACACCTCCATGACCCGCTACATTTGTAACGGCATTCAAGGCCCAGTGGGGCCGGTGGGACAGCAGGGCAACACCGGACATCAAGGTATCAAGGGAGACAAGGGAGACAAGGGAGACAAGGGAGACAAGGGAGACAAGGGAGAAAAGGGAGATCAAGGCATCCCGGGCGGCTTTACTGGCTCTTTTAGCTGCATTAATGTGAATGGACCCGAGACATCATCCCGTGCGTTTAATTCCCCCTCACGCGCCACATGTCCAGCGCCTTGGATAGTTACAGGCGGAGCTTGCCGACACGGTTCCGGCACTGTCGTGGGAACAGGATCTGTCATATACGGCAATTCCTACGATTGTGTTCTCACTGGGCCCACTTCTGGGGCTGGCTCTGTATATGCTGTAGCGAGATGCTGTTTGGTCCAGTGA
- a CDS encoding imm11 family protein, protein MSQRFFRLADDVYVPHRWHLDTPNNNQGRKVHDWDFKRGTPVQMEGRLKIPIETEGRPLDFSEAGIRIPVVHVKVAAMMAERAHGDVQLIPADIEGQPDQYLVLVATRLIRCIDEEASEVSFWKPEHGVPEKVGQYMGVDRLRIDKEKVGNAKVFRPEGWEVALIVSEEIKDALGRLGATGTRFEEV, encoded by the coding sequence ATGTCCCAGCGCTTCTTCAGGCTAGCCGACGACGTCTATGTCCCCCACCGCTGGCATCTGGATACGCCCAACAACAATCAGGGACGCAAGGTGCACGACTGGGACTTCAAGCGAGGAACGCCCGTGCAGATGGAGGGACGGTTGAAAATCCCCATCGAGACTGAGGGCAGGCCGCTAGACTTCTCCGAGGCAGGAATCAGGATTCCCGTCGTCCACGTCAAGGTGGCCGCCATGATGGCGGAGCGAGCCCACGGCGACGTGCAGTTGATCCCCGCGGACATTGAGGGCCAACCGGATCAGTACCTCGTCCTCGTAGCAACCCGCCTCATCCGCTGCATCGACGAAGAGGCGTCCGAGGTAAGCTTCTGGAAGCCAGAGCATGGAGTGCCCGAGAAGGTCGGGCAATACATGGGCGTGGATCGCTTGCGCATCGACAAGGAGAAGGTAGGGAACGCCAAGGTGTTCCGTCCTGAGGGGTGGGAGGTCGCCCTGATCGTCTCCGAGGAGATCAAGGACGCTTTAGGGCGCTTGGGCGCTACGGGCACGCGATTCGAGGAGGTCTAA
- the alr gene encoding alanine racemase produces MHEGIVGATGGKVASWLELSAGALATNVATLRALSTETGGPRALGAVLKGNAYGHGLAQVLPLVHPLVDVLYFITPGDALTVRTLERARGLPSRQVLVIGAMDAEEAVALAHEGIEAVLGDGSWRDIVTELRRAKPARPLRVHVHVDTGLGREGFTPGQISHGELDFLRDATDVLQVVGVLSHFANTEDVTEQQYAESQLDVFEAGLSALRASVPVQEPLQRHMAASAATLVLPRARYDAQRVGISLYGLWPSVETRLSARLVLGRVPELKPVLSWRCPSQIVKWLPAGSYIGYGCTYRCADATRVAVLPVGYFDGYPRLLSGKAHVLVNGRRCPVLGRVMMNHIIVDVTHATRDERPLTATLLGQEGDEHLHAEALATWAQTIHYELVTRLGAHLRRVVVP; encoded by the coding sequence ATGCACGAGGGAATCGTGGGAGCAACCGGGGGGAAAGTGGCGTCGTGGCTGGAGCTGTCGGCGGGAGCGCTCGCCACGAACGTGGCCACGCTGCGCGCTCTGTCCACCGAGACGGGGGGACCCCGGGCCCTCGGCGCCGTGCTCAAGGGCAACGCCTACGGCCATGGCCTCGCTCAGGTGCTGCCGCTCGTCCACCCCCTGGTGGACGTCCTGTACTTCATCACCCCGGGCGACGCGCTGACGGTGCGGACACTCGAGCGGGCGAGAGGCCTGCCCTCCCGGCAGGTGCTCGTCATCGGCGCCATGGACGCCGAGGAAGCGGTGGCCCTCGCCCATGAGGGGATAGAAGCGGTGTTGGGCGATGGCTCCTGGCGGGACATCGTGACGGAGCTGCGCCGGGCGAAACCCGCCCGCCCCCTCCGGGTGCACGTGCATGTGGACACGGGCCTGGGCCGCGAGGGCTTCACCCCCGGGCAGATCTCCCACGGGGAGCTCGACTTCCTGCGCGACGCGACGGACGTGCTCCAGGTCGTGGGCGTGCTGAGCCACTTCGCCAACACCGAGGACGTGACGGAGCAGCAATACGCCGAGTCCCAGCTCGACGTGTTCGAGGCCGGACTGAGCGCGCTGCGCGCGAGCGTGCCGGTCCAGGAGCCCCTGCAACGGCACATGGCCGCCAGCGCGGCGACGCTGGTGCTGCCCCGGGCGCGCTATGACGCGCAGCGGGTGGGTATTTCACTGTATGGCCTTTGGCCCTCGGTGGAGACGCGGCTGTCGGCGCGGCTGGTGCTCGGCCGGGTGCCCGAGTTGAAGCCGGTGCTCTCCTGGCGCTGTCCGAGTCAAATCGTGAAGTGGCTGCCCGCGGGCAGCTACATCGGCTACGGCTGCACCTACCGGTGCGCGGACGCCACGCGCGTGGCGGTGCTGCCCGTGGGCTACTTCGACGGCTACCCCCGGCTCCTGTCGGGCAAGGCGCACGTGCTGGTGAACGGGCGGCGCTGTCCGGTGCTGGGCCGGGTGATGATGAATCACATCATCGTGGACGTGACTCACGCCACGCGGGACGAGCGGCCCCTGACGGCGACGCTGCTCGGCCAGGAGGGCGATGAACACCTGCACGCCGAGGCGCTGGCCACCTGGGCCCAGACCATCCACTACGAGTTGGTGACCCGGCTCGGCGCCCACCTGCGGCGCGTCGTCGTCCCCTGA
- a CDS encoding Kelch repeat-containing protein → MGRMKIRVLHLLCSWLVVLMACGQAAPTGSAQVVASLQQSLSATDVTRVQVTVSAADMAPRSVELVKTEGKWAGILGELPAGMDRTFSARAFGSDGTALYGWDATGVTITAGQVSMVSLILQELNPPPPFENAAPCIGSLIANPSTVEPGGEVTLLASAKDVNPGDTLTYAWTAAAGSFSASTSSSTSWTAPSSTGPVVLTLTVTDSKGATATVSLTITVRPGRGGAAVDISLNTWPQVSTVNALPSAVRVGEPTSVTAVASDVDGDALTYLWNSSCKGTFGNAHAAATTFTPSEQPSGETCANCTLSVRVEDGRGGHTTGSFAFCVGDKPTARFPPEIVETFQSVASAKAGGSVVFRVKAEDPQASALTFSWSASVGLISTPSSTSNTSDVVWRAPACTPTGDAAVISMTVKNALGLSASTSFQVSGGTVCTDVWTPTGSLLRARSAHTTEVLASGKVLAVGGIDAAEALASSELYDASTGRWSSTGSMTSPRFYHATVLLASGKVLAVGGYDNNYNVLASAELYDPATGKWTRTGSMTSARALQTLSILRSGWVLATGGYNGADALSSAELYNPATGTWSTTGMMSFSHYQHTATVLPSGEVLVIGGSNDVGPIANAELYNPVSGGWSVVGSMTSARYSHTTTLLATGAMLVAGGSSDGVNTLSSVDLQDSPAAAWRSGGRMASTRAMHASSVLQNKVLVMGGMSGSLTLSSTELYDVAKGTWSQSANMAQPRYQHTASVLPSGKVLICGGLGAGGSMSSAELYTP, encoded by the coding sequence ATGGGCCGCATGAAAATCCGGGTGCTGCATCTTCTGTGTTCTTGGTTGGTCGTCCTGATGGCTTGCGGTCAGGCGGCTCCTACGGGGTCGGCTCAGGTGGTGGCCTCCCTCCAGCAATCGCTGTCCGCCACGGACGTCACACGGGTCCAGGTCACCGTGAGTGCCGCCGACATGGCGCCCCGGAGCGTGGAACTGGTGAAGACGGAGGGCAAGTGGGCGGGCATTCTCGGGGAACTTCCCGCTGGCATGGACCGTACGTTCTCGGCGCGGGCCTTTGGGTCGGATGGCACGGCTCTGTACGGCTGGGATGCGACGGGGGTGACAATCACGGCGGGGCAGGTCTCGATGGTGTCCCTGATCCTCCAAGAGCTGAATCCACCCCCTCCATTTGAGAACGCAGCGCCGTGCATCGGCTCCCTGATCGCCAATCCGAGCACAGTGGAGCCCGGGGGCGAGGTGACGCTGCTGGCCTCGGCGAAGGACGTGAACCCGGGCGATACACTCACCTACGCCTGGACCGCCGCTGCGGGCTCTTTCAGCGCCAGTACGAGTTCCTCGACATCCTGGACGGCCCCCTCAAGCACGGGTCCGGTCGTCCTCACGCTCACCGTGACGGACTCCAAGGGCGCCACGGCCACAGTGAGCCTGACCATCACCGTGCGCCCAGGGCGGGGAGGTGCGGCGGTGGATATCTCCCTCAACACTTGGCCACAGGTCTCCACGGTCAACGCACTCCCTTCCGCAGTGCGCGTGGGCGAGCCGACCTCGGTGACCGCCGTCGCGAGCGACGTCGATGGAGACGCCCTCACCTATCTGTGGAACTCCAGCTGCAAGGGAACCTTTGGAAACGCCCATGCGGCGGCCACCACGTTCACACCCTCCGAGCAGCCCTCCGGTGAGACCTGCGCGAACTGCACGTTGTCAGTGCGAGTGGAGGATGGACGCGGGGGGCACACGACGGGCTCTTTCGCCTTCTGCGTGGGAGACAAGCCGACGGCTCGCTTTCCACCGGAGATCGTGGAGACCTTTCAGTCGGTGGCGTCCGCCAAGGCGGGAGGCTCCGTCGTGTTCCGGGTGAAGGCGGAGGACCCTCAGGCCAGCGCGCTCACGTTCTCCTGGAGCGCGTCCGTGGGTCTGATCTCGACACCTTCCAGTACGTCCAACACCAGTGACGTGGTGTGGCGCGCGCCCGCGTGCACGCCGACGGGCGACGCCGCCGTCATTTCCATGACCGTGAAGAACGCGCTTGGCCTGTCTGCCTCCACCTCCTTCCAGGTTTCAGGAGGTACGGTTTGTACGGATGTGTGGACGCCAACGGGTAGCCTGCTCAGGGCCCGCAGCGCCCACACCACCGAGGTTCTCGCTTCGGGGAAGGTCCTGGCGGTGGGCGGGATCGACGCAGCGGAGGCCCTCGCGAGCTCGGAACTCTATGATGCCTCCACCGGCCGGTGGAGTTCCACCGGGAGCATGACGTCTCCCCGGTTCTATCACGCCACCGTCTTGCTCGCCTCCGGGAAGGTCCTGGCGGTGGGCGGGTATGACAACAATTACAACGTGCTGGCCAGCGCGGAGCTTTACGATCCGGCGACTGGAAAATGGACGCGCACTGGAAGCATGACGTCGGCGCGGGCACTACAGACGCTCAGCATCCTTCGCTCTGGATGGGTGCTCGCCACGGGCGGGTACAACGGCGCCGACGCGCTCTCCAGCGCGGAACTCTACAACCCCGCGACGGGCACCTGGAGCACGACGGGGATGATGAGCTTCAGTCACTACCAGCACACCGCGACTGTTCTGCCCTCAGGCGAAGTGCTCGTCATCGGAGGCAGCAACGACGTGGGCCCGATCGCCAACGCCGAGCTGTACAACCCGGTGTCGGGAGGCTGGTCGGTGGTGGGTAGTATGACCTCTGCTCGCTATTCCCATACCACCACCTTGCTGGCGACGGGCGCGATGCTGGTCGCCGGAGGCAGCTCCGACGGGGTGAACACACTCTCCAGCGTGGACCTTCAGGACTCGCCCGCCGCAGCTTGGCGGTCGGGTGGGCGCATGGCATCCACTCGCGCGATGCATGCCTCCAGTGTTCTCCAGAACAAGGTTCTGGTGATGGGAGGTATGTCGGGCTCCCTTACACTCTCCAGTACGGAGCTGTATGACGTGGCGAAGGGCACTTGGTCGCAGTCCGCCAACATGGCGCAACCGCGCTATCAGCACACAGCCAGCGTTTTGCCTTCTGGCAAGGTTCTGATCTGCGGGGGCCTTGGCGCAGGTGGTTCGATGTCGAGCGCCGAGCTCTACACGCCTTGA
- a CDS encoding DUF5953 family protein, with protein sequence MPSLILPRYNPAPEIPHYLGWLNFWSDAAARAIDFSDPVRDADLLSRVRRTATGGWIVRLTDAPLDLDNPTYWTRSNGPTSASRRSAGAPSREVRHGS encoded by the coding sequence TTGCCCTCGCTCATACTCCCACGGTACAACCCTGCGCCGGAGATTCCTCATTACCTCGGGTGGCTGAACTTCTGGTCGGATGCTGCCGCACGGGCGATCGACTTCTCGGACCCGGTGCGAGACGCGGATCTACTCTCGCGGGTGCGGCGAACCGCGACAGGAGGGTGGATTGTCCGGCTCACGGATGCGCCGCTCGACCTGGACAACCCCACGTACTGGACGCGCTCAAACGGGCCCACGAGCGCTTCCCGGAGATCGGCGGGCGCTCCATCCCGTGAAGTTCGGCACGGCTCGTAA
- a CDS encoding AHH domain-containing protein — translation MERLFAKAGMQLTDRENIVPIQGHKGPHPQRYHEIVYDRVDRALGDCSSIAECRARLLPALDELAKRISIPGTELNRLVTLGK, via the coding sequence ATGGAGCGGCTCTTCGCCAAGGCGGGAATGCAGCTGACGGACCGCGAAAACATCGTGCCCATCCAGGGGCACAAGGGGCCGCACCCACAGCGCTACCATGAGATCGTCTACGATCGTGTAGATAGGGCGCTGGGAGACTGTAGCAGCATCGCGGAATGCCGGGCGCGGCTACTGCCCGCGCTGGATGAACTCGCTAAACGGATCTCGATACCCGGAACGGAGTTGAACCGACTCGTCACCCTGGGGAAATGA